Proteins found in one Ostrinia nubilalis chromosome 27, ilOstNubi1.1, whole genome shotgun sequence genomic segment:
- the LOC135084894 gene encoding zinc transporter foi, which translates to MSHHFVTVCLFCLLCAAHSCGSHIDIQNDGVLTFDPATEVRHIAVIEDKRKEDRYQRLQKTKHRDRSKRELRNVNPNAYVEKIFRLYGDAASMTMNLTGFNTMLKNLDLDTLVTGGVEKTENIEYIGQTGAKQDIVNCVSSAELITTVNTRLKPPHDHNHDVDDHEAEGFLSQETLQAICPILLYQKLANTSLEQHGCVKETNLPSRRVEDRDLKEKENAYSKNMLAVWLYSCLSIAIISACGLLGVAVIPIMHKTYYNHLLQFLVALAVGTLCGDALLHLMPHAMSPIEDDHSHDHDHETAVQVSHSHDDGMWKGLAAMMGVVFFYFTEKGLTVVVEWRKRRQKLEEDKLPPRVRVLKDESVGGCSGGAKAPITNSTSNSIMNIIKRDEKGDPTTKTCKHKYSGYPYCYDEIDTDTHDDHHMRDGQIPPSPKAKHNNSVSVVSSNALNPEAKEEPTAKDWLLKAETPAVVEMNNIKHKEDGAKDLKDGDSYTVILREHSRAHHGHSHAHGHVHAPPSSMSSVAWMVIMGDGLHNFTDGMAIGAAFASNIAGGFSTAIAVLCHELPHELGDFAVLLKAGMSVKRAVCYNILSSALCLAGMVCGVLAGHAPSATRWLFAVAAGMFLYIALVDMMPELSTSHSKEGTLCQCILQLLGLACGVGIMLVIALYEHDLKNLFG; encoded by the exons ATGTCGCACCATTTCGTCACGGTGTGCCTATTCTGCCTTCTCTGCGCGGCGCACAGCTGCGGATCCCATATAGACATACAAAACGATGGAGTTTTAACTTTCGACCCTGCAACAGAAGTGAGACACATAGCTGTTATAGAAGACAAAAGAAAAGAAGACAGGTACCAGAGACTACAGAAGACTAAACACAGAGACAGATCCAAAAGGGAACTAAGAAATGTGAACCCTAACGCGTATGTAGAGAAAATTTTCCGGCTGTACGGTGATGCTGCAAGTATGACCATGAATCTGACTGGGTTCAATACAATGCTGAAGAATTTGGATCTGGACACGTTGGTCACGGGTGGAGTTGAAAAGACTGAGAATATAGAATATATCGGCCAGACTGGCGCTAAGCAGGATATTGTAAAT TGTGTCAGCAGTGCTGAACTAATAACCACAGTAAACACGCGGTTAAAACCGCCACACGACCACAACCACGACGTGGATGACCACGAAGCAGAAGGTTTCCTCTCACAAGAAACCCTACAGGCCATCTGCCCCATACTGTTATATCAAAAACTAGCGAACACATCTTTAGAGCAACATGGTTGTGTAAAAGAAACCAATCTTCCCAGCAGAAGAGTGGAGGACAGGGATTTGAAAGAAAAAGAGAATGCGTACTCCAAAAACATGCTCGCAGTTTGGTTGTACTCCTGTTTAAGTATAGCCATCATCAGCGCTTGTGGGCTTCTAGGAGTTGCGGTCATACCTATCATGCATAAGACTTACTACAATCACTTACTGCAATTCCTTGTAGCATTAGCTGTAGGGACATTATGTGGAGACGCGTTATTGCATTTGATGCCTCATGCAATGAGTCCGATTGAGGATGACCATAGCCATGATCATGACCATGAAACGGCTGTACAAGTCAGTCATTCACATGATGATGGGATGTGGAAGGGGCTAGCTGCTATGATGGGAGTAGTCTTCTTCTACTTCACTGAAAAGGGATTAACAGTCGTTGTGGAATGGAGGAAACGTCGTCAAAAGCTGGAAGAAGACAAACTTCCTCCCCGCGTCCGTGTGTTGAAAGACGAAAGTGTGGGTGGATGCTCCGGTGGTGCTAAGGCTCCGATCACCAATTCCACGTCGAATTCCATAATGAATATAATAAAAAGAGACGAAAAGGGTGATCCTACAACGAAGACATGCAAGCATAAATATTCTGGATACCCTTACTGCTACGATGAGATTGATACTGATACGCATGATGACCACCACATGAGGGATGGTCAAATTCCTCCCTCTCCCAAAGCGAAACACAATAATTCTGTCAGTGTAGTCTCTTCTAATGCCCTGAACCCTGAGGCGAAGGAGGAGCCGACTGCGAAAGATTGGCTGCTGAAGGCTGAAACGCCGGCTGTAGTGGAAATGAACAACATCAAACATAAAGAGGATGGTGCTAAGGATTTGAAGGATGGGGACAGCTACACAGTTATATTGAG AGAGCATTCGCGCGCGCACCACGGTCATTCGCACGCGCACGGGCACGTGCACGCGCCGCCTTCCTCCATGTCATCTGTGGCCTGGATGGTCATCATGGGCGACGGGCTACATAACTTCACTGACGGGATGGCTATTG GTGCTGCATTTGCTTCGAACATAGCCGGTGGGTTCTCTACGGCCATCGCTGTTCTGTGTCACGAGCTTCCCCATGAATTAG GCGACTTCGCGGTGCTCCTCAAAGCGGGCATGTCTGTCAAGCGAGCGGTCTGCTACAACATCCTGTCATCGGCTCTATGCCTCGCCGGGATGGTCTGCGGAGTCTTAGCCGGCCACGCGCCTTCCGCCACCCGCTGGTTGTTCGCGGTCGCTGCTGGCATGTTCTTATACATCGCCCTTGTGGATATG ATGCCTGAGCTCAGCACATCCCACAGCAAGGAAGGTACACTCTGCCAGTGCATACTCCAACTGCTCGGTTTGGCTTGCGGAGTTGGCATCATGCTGGTCATAGCCCTATACGAGCATGACCTCAAGAACTTATTTGGATAA
- the LOC135084905 gene encoding aspartate--tRNA ligase, cytoplasmic produces MVVSEDPQAAAEGDTVSKKAAKKAAKAAEKQQKKAEHKASSEQPAAASEEDVSAGRYGAYKLLQSAGEHRDRVYKDVVDLSPKDHGASVWVRARLQTSRAKGKQCFAVLRQSFSTVQLLVSVNEDRKVSKQMVKFVGNITKESIIDVHATVVKTASPVEACTVGSVELAADEVWVVSAARAQLPLQIEDAARPEKNDDPEALRIRVNQDTRLDNRVLDLRTPANQAIFRIEAGVCRLFRDILTKKGFVEIHTPKIISAASEGGANVFTVSYFKSNAYLAQSPQLYKQMAIAADFDKVFTVGAVFRAEDSNTHRHLTEFVGLDLEMAFKHHYHEVVDTIAQTFTDMFRGLRDEFAAEIATVGQQYRVEPFKFLDPPLRLEFRQAIDMLKEAGVTQGEEDDLSTPDEKLLGRLVKAKYDTDFYILDKYPLAVRPFYTMPDPNNPKSSNSYDMFMRGEEILSGAQRIHDPEFLTERAKHHAIDISKIAAYIESFRLGCPPHAGGGIGLERVVMLYLGLENIRKTSMFPRDPKRITP; encoded by the exons ATGGTGGTCTCAGAGGATCCGCAGGCCGCAGCAGAGGGCGACACCGTCAGCAAGAAGGCGGCGAAAAAGGCTGCCAAGGCTGCAGAGAAACAGCAGAAGAAGGCTGAGCACAag GCATCGTCAGAGCAGCCTGCAGCCGCCAGCGAAGAAGACGTGTCAGCAGGCCGCTACGGCGCTTACAAACTGCTGCAGTCGGCCGGGGAGCACCGCGACCGCGTGTATAAAGACGTGGTGGACCTCTCGCCGAAGGACCATGGCGCTTCTGTGTGGGTTAGAG CTCGCCTCCAAACATCGCGAGCTAAAGGCAAGCAGTGCTTCGCAGTGCTGCGACAGAGTTTCAGCACAGTACAGCTGTTAGTCAGCGTGAACGAAGACCGGAAAGTCAGCAAGCAGATGGTCAAGTTTGTTGGCAA CATCACCAAAGAGTCCATAATCGACGTGCACGCGACCGTCGTCAAGACAGCGTCTCCAGTGGAAGCCTGCACCGTCGGTTCAGTGGAGCTGGCCGCAGACGAAGTGTGGGTGGTttcggcggcgcgcgcgcaactgCCATTGCAGATAGAAGACGCTGCGAGGCCTGAGAAGAACGAC GACCCAGAGGCTCTACGGATCCGCGTGAACCAAGACACTCGCCTGGACAACCGCGTCCTAGACCTGCGTACTCCCGCAAACCAGGCCATCTTCAGAATCGAGGCCGGCGTGTGTCGCCTGTTTAGAGACATACTCACTAAGAAAG GCTTCGTCGAGATCCACACGCCTAAGATAATTTCCGCGGCGTCCGAAGGCGGCGCTAACGTGTTCACTGTGTCTTACTTCAAGTCCAACGCGTACTTGGCGCAGAGTCCGCAGCTATACAAACAGATGGCCATCGCGGCGGACTTTGATAAG GTGTTCACAGTAGGTGCAGTCTTCCGAGCTGAAGACTCCAACACGCACCGGCACCTCACAGAGTTCGTGGGTCTTGACCTGGAGATGGCCTTCAAGCACCACTACCATGAGGTAGTGGACACCATCGCGCAGACCTTCACTGATATGTTCCGGGGATTGAGAGACGA GTTTGCAGCGGAGATAGCGACGGTGGGGCAGCAGTACCGCGTGGAGCCCTTCAAGTTCCTCGACCCGCCGCTAAGACTGGAGTTTAGACAGGCCATCGACATGCTGAAGGAGGCTG GCGTAACGCAAGGTGAAGAAGACGATCTATCCACACCCGATGAGAAGCTGCTAGGAAGACTGGTGAAGGCTAAATACGACACTGATTTCTATATCTTGGACAAGTACCCATTAGCGGTGCGGCCTTTCTACACCATGCCGGATCCTAATAACCCG AAGTCCTCCAACTCATACGACATGTTTATGCGGGGTGAAGAGATACTGAGCGGCGCGCAACGTATACACGACCCCGAGTTCCTGACGGAGAGGGCCAAGCACCACGCCATCG aTATAAGCAAAATCGCGGCATACATCGAGTCATTCAGATTGGGATGCCCGCCGCATGCTG GTGGCGGCATCGGCCTAGAACGAGTGGTGATGTTGTACTTGGGCCTGGAGAACATCCGCAAGACGTCCATGTTCCCGCGCGACCCGAAGCGAATCACGCCTTAG
- the LOC135084900 gene encoding uncharacterized protein LOC135084900, which yields MPVFTANIPSLLKVGDRIEIGGKIKENARKMSVNLCAQEGEEPRDVVLHFDVRFHRDNIISLSRKNGIWIGSGNYDTNYNMFVPGTLFRIIFEIKDTDVITIYCQGKFHSNFLPKIPLTMARYIVAWADVDRITHCFFHLGNKAVGGDEAGPPGAFAPPSPRPGLVAGDTKRVPRAHKKSAPGSPQLHSSNESSDDDGKRPKAEGRADRFFYETLMCQQPDHAKFSPEMKYRRDPAQARSKVDYRKYRDASDSEKNESEDYSEEIASKNMDSSVAESDDVLQELGMKKRVRRASNLSPENFQVGHGKSLPVEDNNSEVNSTPTE from the exons ATGCCGGTTTTTACGGCGAACATACCGAGTCTCCTCAAAGTTGGAGACAGAATCGAGATCGGCGGCAAAATCAAGGAGAATGCGAGAAA GATGTCGGTGAACCTTTGCGCTCAAGAGGGGGAGGAGCCGCGCGACGTGGTGCTCCACTTCGACGTGCGTTTCCACCGGGACAACATCATCTCCCTCTCTCGCAAGAACGGCATCTGGATCGGCAGCGGGAATTACGACACCAACTATAACATGTTTGTGCCTG GCACGCTCTTCCGCATCATCTTCGAGATAAAGGACACGGACGTAATCACCATCTACTGCCAGGGCAAGTTCCATTCCAACTTCCTGCCGAAGATCCCTCTCACCATGGCGCGATACATCGTGGCTTGGGCTGACGTGGATAGAATCACGCATTGTTTCTTCCATCTTGGGAATAAG GCTGTCGGAGGTGATGAAGCAGGTCCACCAGGTGCCTTCGCACCGCCATCCCCTCGCCCCGGCCTGGTCGCGGGAGATACTAAACGAGT TCCAAGAGCCCACAAGAAGTCGGCACCAGGATCTCCCCAGCTGCATTCGTCAAACGAAAGTTCTGATGATGATGGCAAGAGACCGAAGGCCGAAGGGCGAGCCGACCGCTTCTTTTACGAAACCCTCATGTGCCAGCAGCCCGACCACGCCAAATTCTCGCCAGAAATGAAATACAGAAGAGACCCAGCACAGGCTAGAAGCAAAGTAGATTATAGAAAGTACAGAGACGCCTCCGATTCAGAGAAGAACGAAAGCGAAGACTATTCCGAAGAAATCGCGTCGAAAAACATGGATTCTTCTGTAGCAGAATCGGACGATGTACTCCAAGAGTTGGGGATGAAAAAAAGGGTTAGAAGGG CATCGAACCTGAGTCCTGAGAACTTCCAGGTCGGCCATGGCAAATCTCTACCAGTAGAAGACAATAACAGCGAAGTAAACTCCACTCCAACTGAATGA
- the LOC135084893 gene encoding bromodomain-containing protein DDB_G0280777-like isoform X2, protein MVQNPQENRPNQIQIPMMQNMLTNFQTNIGQNIQLQDRGLQQANFAQTHPNIGATVQMPAHTQINLANNMIRQNETPVPNTTQAQQQSQTPRVEVKPTYQQGNFSQINQPQMTRPQSQVLTVNPMQNIPQTINIQTFGQGVNRPIKTEASSQVSMPTFVNAANTQITRIRKVTPTHNVNKINPPNPGVRSVMSQAYRPIQPRPHHQQQQQKQQQHAQQQTQQQMQQQHQKQQQQNQQQQQQQQQQQQQQQQQQQQQQQQLHQQQQQQHHQQQQQQQMQQHQQQQMQQHQQQTYRHHLPIIPMGLQAHNSTQNMLNNQNMNVNSNIPATQNVHIPIMPMQTQNTIRPEENNRKRKSESPDEIHKKMAAIQVNANNMPVKHISIVSTDAGTNTTPVSKKGEQLLSMPILFYNNEKPSEPRDITKLIQSVQNAIKIDKVNMVKPTEEKKDASCNTSDKDKLIRNTVFTQARGRVLTDKEQNTIPSEITITLKEDPTCSQVKPPVEESQVKIEKVKLEPESPFKVPKAVPKEIPKEVKVEPDNTSNKPFKITNLVKNDKGGSKVESNERDMDVSLNTTNNKGMFPMGKCEQEKDFILTHVLDGIVIQESNVAFPIREPLTRRIVHQPQLNNERKTRNRSKNAKEKKETAKVEENTAKIEEKEPPKTEKNDDENKPPPVAERVPEVAPEENAEGVPQGDLDNPFANITPATLKSWGTSELAAHLSKHKWNEAAVLFEDHEIDGESLFLVSKSQLQTIGIKENQAEIICAFVKS, encoded by the exons ATGGTCCAAAACCCTCAAGAGAACAGGCCAAATCAGATACAGATACCGATGATGCAAAACATGCTGACCAACTTCCAGACGAATATTGGACAAAATATACAACTGCAAGATAGAGGCTTACAACAGGCAAACTTTGCTCAAACACATCCAAACATTGGCGCTACTGTCCAAATGCCTGCTCACACACAGATCAATTTGGCCAATAACATGATAAGGCAGAACGAAACTCCTGTACCTAATACTACTCAAGCGCAGCAACAAAGTCAAACTCCAAGAGTAGAAGTAAAGCCAACGTATCAACAAGGTAACTTTAGTCAAATTAACCAGCCGCAAATGACTAGGCCTCAGTCTCAAGTATTAACAGTAAACCCAATGCAGAATATACCTCAGACGATTAACATCCAAACGTTTGGCCAAGGGGTTAACAGGCCAATTAAAACCGAAGCTAGTTCCCAAGTCTCAATGCCAACGTTTGTGAACGCTGCAAACACCCAAATAACGAGGATAAGAAAAGTCACGCCAACACATAATGTGAATAAAATCAACCCGCCAAACCCTGGCGTGAGGAGTGTGATGAGCCAGGCTTATAGACCCATTCAGCCAAGGCCACACCATCAGCAACAGCAACAAAAACAACAGCAGCACGCTCAACAGCAGACTCAACAACAAATGCAGCAGCAACATCAGAAGCAGCAGCAGCAGAAtcagcaacaacaacaacaacaacaacaacaacaacaacaacaacagcagcagcagcagcagcagcaacaaCAGCTTCATCAGCAGCAACAACAACAGCATCACCAgcagcaacaacaacaacagaTGCAGCAACATCAACAACAGCAGATGCAGCAGCATCAACAGCAAACTTATAGGCATCATTTACCTATAATTCCCATGGGACTACAAGCTCACAATAGCACACAAAACATGCTTAACAACCAAAACATGAATGTAAATTCTAATATACCAGCCACTCAAAATGTACATATACCAATAATGCCGATGCAGACGCAAAACACTATTAGACCAGAAGAAAACAACAGGAAAAGAAAAAGCGAATCTCCTGATGAGATTCACAAGAAAATGGCAGCTATACAAGTTAACGCGAATAATATGCCAGTGAAACATATAAGTATTGTGTCGACAGATGCAGGAACTAACACTACTCCTGTATCAAAGAAAGGAGAGCAGTTACTGAGCATGCCTATACtgttttataataatgaaaaGCCATCGGAACCGAGAgacataacaaaattaatacagAGCGTTCAGAACGCCATCAAAATTGATAAAGTCAATATGGTTAAACCGACCGAAGAGAAAAAAGACGCTTCATGTAATACGAGTGATAAAGATAAGTTAATAAGAAATACTGTCTTTACACAAGCTAGGGGTCGAGTTTTGACTGACAAAGAACAGAATACCATTCCTAGTGAAATAACAATCACTCTGAAAGAAGACCCAACATGTAGTCAAGTGAAACCACCAGTAGAAGAATCACAAGTGAAAATTGAGAAGGTAAAACTAGAACCTGAAAGCCCTTTTAAAGTTCCCAAGGCTGTTCCGAAAGAAATACCAAAGGAGGTCAAGGTTGAACCTGATAATACGAGTAATAAGCCGTTTAAAATAACCAATCTAGTTAAAAACGACAAGGGTGGGAGTAAAGTAGAATCGAATGAGAGGGATATGGATGTATCCCTGAATACGACTAATAATAAAGGCATGTTTCCAATGGGCAAGTGCGAGCAGGAGAAAGACTTCATTCTGACCCACGTTTTGGACGGCATTGTGATTCAGGAATCGAATGTTGCTTTTCCC ATTCGAGAACCACTAACAAGGAGAATTGTCCACCAACCTCAACTTAACAATGAAAGAAAAACAAGGAATAGAAGTAAAAATGccaaagaaaagaaagagacGGCGAAAGTAGAAGAAAATACAGCGAAAATAGAAGAAAAAGAACCACCCAAAACAGAGAAGAATGATGATGAAAACAAGCCTCCTCCAGTCGCGGAAAGAGTTCCAGAGGTTGCTCCAGAAGAAAATGCAGAAGGAGTTCCGCAAGGAG ATTTGGATAATCCGTTCGCAAATATCACTCCAGCAACTCTCAAATCTTGGGGG ACCTCAGAGCTAGCGGCCCACCTCTCAAAACACAAATGGAACGAAGCTGCGGTCCTCTTCGAAGACCACGAGATCGACGGGGAGTCTCTTTTCTTGGTCTCCAAGTCCCAACTCCAAACAATAGGCATCAAGGAAAACCAGGCCGAAATAATATGCGCGTTCGTTAAAAGCTAG
- the LOC135084893 gene encoding J domain-containing protein DDB_G0295729-like isoform X1: MQQPIAQHDQIAAQQAQQQMVLCPVRLVYETQILVQPGDQIQPNQTLFINPQNTPPWAQNRPPQNPVYYVQQFGNNIVPIQQPIDQNQLFLQQYQNYQQIIPQQMVQNPQENRPNQIQIPMMQNMLTNFQTNIGQNIQLQDRGLQQANFAQTHPNIGATVQMPAHTQINLANNMIRQNETPVPNTTQAQQQSQTPRVEVKPTYQQGNFSQINQPQMTRPQSQVLTVNPMQNIPQTINIQTFGQGVNRPIKTEASSQVSMPTFVNAANTQITRIRKVTPTHNVNKINPPNPGVRSVMSQAYRPIQPRPHHQQQQQKQQQHAQQQTQQQMQQQHQKQQQQNQQQQQQQQQQQQQQQQQQQQQQQQLHQQQQQQHHQQQQQQQMQQHQQQQMQQHQQQTYRHHLPIIPMGLQAHNSTQNMLNNQNMNVNSNIPATQNVHIPIMPMQTQNTIRPEENNRKRKSESPDEIHKKMAAIQVNANNMPVKHISIVSTDAGTNTTPVSKKGEQLLSMPILFYNNEKPSEPRDITKLIQSVQNAIKIDKVNMVKPTEEKKDASCNTSDKDKLIRNTVFTQARGRVLTDKEQNTIPSEITITLKEDPTCSQVKPPVEESQVKIEKVKLEPESPFKVPKAVPKEIPKEVKVEPDNTSNKPFKITNLVKNDKGGSKVESNERDMDVSLNTTNNKGMFPMGKCEQEKDFILTHVLDGIVIQESNVAFPIREPLTRRIVHQPQLNNERKTRNRSKNAKEKKETAKVEENTAKIEEKEPPKTEKNDDENKPPPVAERVPEVAPEENAEGVPQGDLDNPFANITPATLKSWGTSELAAHLSKHKWNEAAVLFEDHEIDGESLFLVSKSQLQTIGIKENQAEIICAFVKS, encoded by the exons ATATTGTGCCAATTCAACAACCTATAGACCAAAACCAGCTATTCCTTCAACAATACCAGAACTATCAACAGATAATCCCCCAGCAAATGGTCCAAAACCCTCAAGAGAACAGGCCAAATCAGATACAGATACCGATGATGCAAAACATGCTGACCAACTTCCAGACGAATATTGGACAAAATATACAACTGCAAGATAGAGGCTTACAACAGGCAAACTTTGCTCAAACACATCCAAACATTGGCGCTACTGTCCAAATGCCTGCTCACACACAGATCAATTTGGCCAATAACATGATAAGGCAGAACGAAACTCCTGTACCTAATACTACTCAAGCGCAGCAACAAAGTCAAACTCCAAGAGTAGAAGTAAAGCCAACGTATCAACAAGGTAACTTTAGTCAAATTAACCAGCCGCAAATGACTAGGCCTCAGTCTCAAGTATTAACAGTAAACCCAATGCAGAATATACCTCAGACGATTAACATCCAAACGTTTGGCCAAGGGGTTAACAGGCCAATTAAAACCGAAGCTAGTTCCCAAGTCTCAATGCCAACGTTTGTGAACGCTGCAAACACCCAAATAACGAGGATAAGAAAAGTCACGCCAACACATAATGTGAATAAAATCAACCCGCCAAACCCTGGCGTGAGGAGTGTGATGAGCCAGGCTTATAGACCCATTCAGCCAAGGCCACACCATCAGCAACAGCAACAAAAACAACAGCAGCACGCTCAACAGCAGACTCAACAACAAATGCAGCAGCAACATCAGAAGCAGCAGCAGCAGAAtcagcaacaacaacaacaacaacaacaacaacaacaacaacaacagcagcagcagcagcagcagcaacaaCAGCTTCATCAGCAGCAACAACAACAGCATCACCAgcagcaacaacaacaacagaTGCAGCAACATCAACAACAGCAGATGCAGCAGCATCAACAGCAAACTTATAGGCATCATTTACCTATAATTCCCATGGGACTACAAGCTCACAATAGCACACAAAACATGCTTAACAACCAAAACATGAATGTAAATTCTAATATACCAGCCACTCAAAATGTACATATACCAATAATGCCGATGCAGACGCAAAACACTATTAGACCAGAAGAAAACAACAGGAAAAGAAAAAGCGAATCTCCTGATGAGATTCACAAGAAAATGGCAGCTATACAAGTTAACGCGAATAATATGCCAGTGAAACATATAAGTATTGTGTCGACAGATGCAGGAACTAACACTACTCCTGTATCAAAGAAAGGAGAGCAGTTACTGAGCATGCCTATACtgttttataataatgaaaaGCCATCGGAACCGAGAgacataacaaaattaatacagAGCGTTCAGAACGCCATCAAAATTGATAAAGTCAATATGGTTAAACCGACCGAAGAGAAAAAAGACGCTTCATGTAATACGAGTGATAAAGATAAGTTAATAAGAAATACTGTCTTTACACAAGCTAGGGGTCGAGTTTTGACTGACAAAGAACAGAATACCATTCCTAGTGAAATAACAATCACTCTGAAAGAAGACCCAACATGTAGTCAAGTGAAACCACCAGTAGAAGAATCACAAGTGAAAATTGAGAAGGTAAAACTAGAACCTGAAAGCCCTTTTAAAGTTCCCAAGGCTGTTCCGAAAGAAATACCAAAGGAGGTCAAGGTTGAACCTGATAATACGAGTAATAAGCCGTTTAAAATAACCAATCTAGTTAAAAACGACAAGGGTGGGAGTAAAGTAGAATCGAATGAGAGGGATATGGATGTATCCCTGAATACGACTAATAATAAAGGCATGTTTCCAATGGGCAAGTGCGAGCAGGAGAAAGACTTCATTCTGACCCACGTTTTGGACGGCATTGTGATTCAGGAATCGAATGTTGCTTTTCCC ATTCGAGAACCACTAACAAGGAGAATTGTCCACCAACCTCAACTTAACAATGAAAGAAAAACAAGGAATAGAAGTAAAAATGccaaagaaaagaaagagacGGCGAAAGTAGAAGAAAATACAGCGAAAATAGAAGAAAAAGAACCACCCAAAACAGAGAAGAATGATGATGAAAACAAGCCTCCTCCAGTCGCGGAAAGAGTTCCAGAGGTTGCTCCAGAAGAAAATGCAGAAGGAGTTCCGCAAGGAG ATTTGGATAATCCGTTCGCAAATATCACTCCAGCAACTCTCAAATCTTGGGGG ACCTCAGAGCTAGCGGCCCACCTCTCAAAACACAAATGGAACGAAGCTGCGGTCCTCTTCGAAGACCACGAGATCGACGGGGAGTCTCTTTTCTTGGTCTCCAAGTCCCAACTCCAAACAATAGGCATCAAGGAAAACCAGGCCGAAATAATATGCGCGTTCGTTAAAAGCTAG